The genome window CCACCACCCTGCCCGACAGCTACACCCTGGCCGTAAGCTGGACGCCCAACGAGCAGTTCAGCATGGAGGCGGGGGCCACGTTCACCCGCTGGGAACAGTACGACAACTTCAAGTATGATTTCGACAACAACCCGCCCGCCGACACCACGGACTGGAAGTACTGGCGCAACGTCTGGCGATTGAACGTGGGCGCGGAATACTGGGCCACCGACTGGCTGGCCGTGCGCGCCGGTTACGTTTGGGACCAGGAGCCCATCCGTGACGGCTACGAGGACTACATGGTGCCTGGAAACGACCGCCAGATGGTCACCAGCGGCCTGGGCTTCAAATGGGATTCCCTGACCCTGGACCTCTCCTACCAGTATCTTTGGGCCAAGAATCGCGACAACTTCGCCATCTCGGAACCGTTCGCCACGCCCAACGTGAGTTTCAAGGACAACCACGTGCATCTCATCGGCGCGACCGTGGGATACCTGTTCTAGACGCATCCGCTTCTTCCGGTCATACGCGGGGGGCTCCGGCCCCCCGTTTTCTTTCCAGCGGGGCCGTGCTAGCTCATAAGGACCGCATCCGGCCGACGAGGAACCCCGCATGATCAGCGCCGAATCCATCTGTTTCTCCTATGATGGCGCGCAGGCTCTGCGCGACGTGAGCTTCGGGATAGAGGCCGGGAGCCTGACGCTCCTGGCCGGGGCCAACGGCGGGGGCAAGTCCACGCTCCTGACCCTGCTCGCGGGTCTGGCGAGTCCCGATTCCGGCCGCCTGCTCGTGGATGGACTGGCCATTCCCGGACAGGAGCGCGATCTGCGGCGCATGGGCCGCCTCGTGGTACAGGACGCGGACCTTCAGATCCTGGGGGCCACGGTGGGCGAGGACCTCCTCCTGGGACGGCTCGGGGCGGACGCGGACAGGGCCAGGGACATGGCCGCGCGCTTCGGCCTGGCCGAGACCTGGGACCAACCCGCGCAGGCCCTGTCCTGGGGCATGCGCCGCAAACTCTGCCTGGCCGCCGCCCTGTTGGACGATCCCCGCCTGCTTCTTCTGGATGAGCCCTTCGCCGGACTCGACTATCCCGGGGCGCTGGAGATGCGGCGCATCCTCGCGGAAAACCGCCGGAACGGTCTGACCCAGGTGGTGGCGGTCCACGATCTGGACCCGGTGGCCGATCTGGCCGACCGGATGCTCGTGCTCGACCAGGGGCGTCTCGTCCTCGCCGGTCCGCCCGCGGCGGTCATGGACGGATTGCTGCTCCACGGGGTGCGGCCGCCGTGCTCCTGGCTGGCCGGGAAGACGCTCTTTCCCTGGGACGAGAGCCGTGACTGAGGCCGCGCGGCGTCTGTTCGGCCTGGACCCCCGGCTCAAGCTCGGCTGGGCGCTGATCGCGGGAGGGCTGATCTGGCATGGAGGCACGCCCGGCCTCCTGGCCTGGATTCTGGTCTTGGGGGCCCTGGTGGCGCTGCTTCGGCCGCTGGGGCGCGACCTGTCCCGCCTCT of Desulfovibrio aminophilus contains these proteins:
- a CDS encoding energy-coupling factor ABC transporter ATP-binding protein → MISAESICFSYDGAQALRDVSFGIEAGSLTLLAGANGGGKSTLLTLLAGLASPDSGRLLVDGLAIPGQERDLRRMGRLVVQDADLQILGATVGEDLLLGRLGADADRARDMAARFGLAETWDQPAQALSWGMRRKLCLAAALLDDPRLLLLDEPFAGLDYPGALEMRRILAENRRNGLTQVVAVHDLDPVADLADRMLVLDQGRLVLAGPPAAVMDGLLLHGVRPPCSWLAGKTLFPWDESRD